From a single Nocardioides sp. dk884 genomic region:
- a CDS encoding enoyl-CoA hydratase/isomerase family protein — MALFSHLRLDRPFPGVALLTLDNPDQRNAMSPAMTGSWVAAIDELAADREIRAVVVTGAGSAFCSGGDTAWIAGEPDASVDELRTRMLAFYRSWLSIRRLEVPTIAAVNGPAVGAGLCLALACDLRYAAAGARLGAPFVRLGMHPGMAGTHLLPEVVGAAHARDLLLTGRMVETDEALRIGLVSGVHEPGTFLDDVLATARSIAETAPIASRLTKLALADGGHADLESALQWEAMAQPITLATEDLQEGIRAKDERRRPVFQGR, encoded by the coding sequence ATGGCCCTCTTCTCGCACCTGCGTCTGGACCGTCCGTTCCCCGGCGTGGCCCTGCTGACCCTCGACAACCCCGACCAGCGCAACGCGATGTCGCCCGCGATGACCGGGTCCTGGGTCGCCGCGATCGACGAGCTCGCCGCTGACCGCGAGATCCGGGCGGTGGTCGTCACCGGCGCCGGATCGGCGTTCTGCTCCGGCGGCGACACCGCCTGGATCGCGGGGGAGCCCGACGCGAGCGTGGATGAGCTGCGCACCCGGATGCTGGCCTTCTACCGCTCCTGGCTCTCGATCCGACGCCTCGAGGTGCCGACCATCGCCGCCGTCAACGGCCCGGCGGTGGGCGCCGGCCTCTGCCTCGCCCTGGCCTGCGACCTGCGCTACGCCGCCGCCGGTGCGCGGCTCGGTGCCCCGTTCGTCCGCCTCGGCATGCATCCCGGCATGGCCGGCACCCACCTGCTGCCCGAGGTGGTCGGCGCCGCGCACGCCCGCGACCTGCTACTCACCGGCCGGATGGTCGAGACCGACGAGGCGCTGCGGATCGGGCTCGTCTCGGGCGTCCACGAGCCGGGGACGTTCCTCGACGACGTGCTGGCCACCGCGCGCTCGATCGCGGAGACCGCCCCGATCGCGAGCCGGCTCACCAAGCTCGCGCTCGCCGACGGCGGTCACGCCGACCTCGAGTCGGCGCTGCAGTGGGAGGCCATGGCCCAGCCGATCACGCTGGCGACCGAGGACCTCCAGGAGGGGATCCGGGCCAAGGACGAGCGGCGCCGCCCGGTCTTCCAGGGACGCTGA
- a CDS encoding DUF5679 domain-containing protein, producing MAETWSGEFYCVKCKEKREAEGEVKVNDKGTRMAKATCPVCSTNLNRILGKA from the coding sequence ATGGCGGAGACCTGGAGCGGCGAGTTCTACTGCGTGAAGTGCAAGGAGAAGCGCGAGGCCGAGGGCGAGGTCAAGGTCAACGACAAGGGCACCCGCATGGCGAAGGCCACGTGCCCCGTGTGCTCGACCAACCTCAACCGCATCCTCGGCAAGGCGTGA
- a CDS encoding WhiB family transcriptional regulator, which produces MTISVLDRPAGAPTLGLLHDQASRVDEESLPCRVRNPELWFAESPSDVESAKALCQECPVRATCLDGALDRREPWGVWGGELFLHGVVIPRKRPRGRPRKNESAA; this is translated from the coding sequence ATGACGATCAGCGTCCTCGACCGCCCCGCCGGCGCGCCGACCCTCGGCCTGCTCCACGACCAGGCGAGCCGGGTCGACGAGGAGAGCCTGCCGTGCCGGGTCCGCAACCCCGAGCTCTGGTTCGCCGAGTCGCCCAGCGACGTGGAGTCCGCCAAGGCGCTCTGCCAGGAGTGCCCCGTGCGGGCGACCTGCCTCGACGGAGCCCTCGACCGCCGCGAGCCCTGGGGTGTCTGGGGCGGAGAGCTGTTCCTGCACGGAGTAGTGATCCCCCGCAAGCGCCCCCGCGGTCGCCCCCGCAAGAACGAGTCCGCCGCCTAG
- a CDS encoding ATP-dependent DNA helicase UvrD2, translating to MSAVDPDQLLAALDPEQRRVAEALRGPVRVLAGAGTGKTRAITHRIAYGVATGVYAPSEVLAVTFTTRAAGEMRQRLRTLGAGPVQARTFHSAALRQLRYFWPRAYGTELPTLIESKMGLLAGAARRQRIQTDQALLRDLASEIEWAKVSNVHPDDYAKVALQRGRTVTGQDPETVGRVFGSYEEVKRGQGRMDMEDVLLLTAGLLAEDERVAAQVRQQYKWFVVDEFQDVSPLQSALLDLWLGGRNEICVVGDPAQTVYSFAGANADYLREFPRKHTGTTSIELVRNYRSTPEIVGAANTLLAGSGSEGVQLRSQRPAGPAVTYTQHSDEVAEAEAVAAQVLRLRDAGRPLGEVAILFRINAQSETFEEALAARAIPYVVRGAARFFDRPEIREAVTRIRGAARSGEGSEPAETVRAILAGMGWTPEAPTTRGQTRDRWESWQALVDQAAEFAAAGGGLDAFVDDLDRRAAEQHAPVAAGVTLATFHAAKGLEWDSVFLCGLQDGTMPITYAESPAEIEEERRLLYVGMTRARLDLALSWAQARNPGGRGSRKPSRFLDPLLPDSARAPEPRLRRSKVASCRECGKPLMTGLEKKRGRCEDCPASYDEALFERLREWRKDRAAEESVPAFVIFTDATLQLIAEQKPRTPQALLKIGGIGQSKLDRFGEDVLALVE from the coding sequence ATGTCCGCTGTGGACCCCGACCAGTTGCTCGCCGCCCTCGACCCGGAGCAGCGGCGGGTCGCGGAGGCCCTGCGCGGCCCCGTGCGGGTGCTCGCTGGTGCCGGCACCGGCAAGACGCGGGCGATCACGCACCGCATCGCCTACGGCGTGGCCACCGGGGTCTACGCCCCCTCGGAGGTCCTCGCGGTCACCTTCACCACCCGCGCCGCCGGCGAGATGCGCCAGCGGCTGCGCACCCTGGGCGCGGGCCCGGTCCAGGCCCGCACCTTCCACTCCGCCGCGCTGCGCCAGCTGCGCTACTTCTGGCCGCGCGCCTACGGCACCGAGCTGCCCACGCTCATCGAGTCCAAGATGGGCCTGCTCGCCGGCGCGGCGCGCCGCCAGCGCATCCAGACCGACCAGGCGCTGCTGCGCGACCTCGCCTCGGAGATCGAGTGGGCCAAGGTCAGCAACGTGCACCCCGACGACTACGCCAAGGTGGCGCTCCAGCGCGGCCGCACGGTGACCGGGCAGGACCCCGAGACCGTCGGGCGGGTGTTCGGCAGCTACGAGGAGGTCAAGCGCGGGCAGGGGCGCATGGACATGGAGGACGTCCTGCTCCTGACCGCCGGCCTGCTCGCCGAGGACGAGCGCGTCGCGGCCCAGGTGCGCCAGCAGTACAAGTGGTTCGTGGTCGATGAGTTCCAAGACGTCTCACCGCTCCAGTCGGCCCTGCTCGACCTGTGGCTGGGCGGGCGCAACGAGATCTGCGTGGTCGGCGACCCGGCCCAGACCGTCTACAGCTTCGCCGGCGCCAACGCCGACTACCTGCGCGAGTTCCCCCGCAAGCACACCGGCACCACCTCCATCGAGCTGGTGCGCAACTACCGCTCGACCCCGGAGATCGTGGGGGCGGCCAACACGCTGCTCGCCGGCTCCGGGAGCGAGGGCGTCCAGCTGCGCTCCCAGCGCCCCGCCGGTCCGGCCGTCACCTACACCCAGCACTCCGACGAGGTCGCCGAGGCCGAGGCGGTCGCGGCGCAGGTGCTGCGGCTGCGCGACGCCGGACGCCCGCTCGGTGAGGTCGCGATCCTGTTCCGCATCAACGCCCAGTCCGAGACCTTCGAAGAGGCGCTGGCCGCCCGCGCCATCCCGTACGTCGTGCGCGGCGCGGCCCGCTTCTTCGACCGGCCCGAGATCCGCGAGGCCGTCACGCGCATCCGCGGCGCGGCCCGGTCCGGGGAGGGCAGCGAGCCGGCCGAGACGGTGCGCGCGATCCTCGCGGGCATGGGGTGGACCCCCGAGGCCCCGACCACCCGCGGCCAGACCCGGGACCGCTGGGAGTCCTGGCAGGCGCTCGTCGACCAGGCCGCCGAGTTCGCCGCAGCCGGCGGCGGGCTCGACGCCTTCGTCGACGACCTCGACCGGCGCGCCGCCGAGCAACACGCCCCCGTCGCGGCCGGCGTCACGCTCGCGACCTTCCACGCCGCCAAGGGTCTGGAGTGGGACTCGGTCTTCCTGTGCGGCCTGCAGGACGGCACCATGCCGATCACCTACGCCGAGTCGCCCGCCGAGATCGAGGAGGAGCGGCGCCTGCTCTACGTCGGCATGACGCGTGCGCGCCTCGACCTCGCGCTGTCCTGGGCCCAGGCGCGCAACCCCGGTGGACGCGGCAGCCGCAAGCCCTCGCGATTCCTCGACCCGCTGCTGCCCGACAGCGCCCGCGCGCCGGAGCCGCGGCTGCGGCGCAGCAAGGTCGCCAGCTGCCGCGAGTGCGGCAAGCCGCTGATGACCGGGCTGGAGAAGAAGCGCGGCCGGTGCGAGGACTGCCCGGCCTCCTACGACGAGGCGCTGTTCGAGCGGCTGCGCGAGTGGCGCAAGGACCGCGCCGCAGAGGAGAGCGTGCCGGCGTTCGTCATCTTCACCGACGCCACCCTCCAGCTGATCGCGGAGCAGAAGCCGCGCACTCCGCAGGCGCTGCTCAAGATCGGCGGCATCGGACAGTCCAAGCTGGACCGCTTCGGCGAGGACGTGCTCGCGCTCGTCGAGTGA
- a CDS encoding mycoredoxin, which translates to MSSFTMYTTPWCGYCHRLKSQLDREGISYDVVDIEQVPDAALIVEQANGGNQTVPTLVYSDGTAQTNPSLAQVKEKIASLG; encoded by the coding sequence ATGAGCTCCTTCACGATGTACACGACCCCCTGGTGCGGCTATTGCCACCGGCTCAAGAGCCAGCTCGACCGTGAGGGCATCAGCTATGACGTGGTGGACATCGAGCAGGTCCCCGACGCCGCGCTGATCGTCGAGCAGGCCAACGGCGGCAACCAGACCGTGCCGACGCTCGTCTACAGCGACGGCACCGCCCAGACCAACCCCTCGCTGGCGCAGGTCAAGGAGAAGATCGCCTCGCTCGGCTGA
- the nudC gene encoding NAD(+) diphosphatase — protein sequence MPQPHERPHEKLSAHPHDRAGVHRGDEAWLEQRWNDPESRALVVSGTRIRPQGGDVGWVPTAQAPDGLRVLLGEQDGRAWFAVVVDAERSSEEEGWVPLRGLLPHLADDAMTGVPLVFHALGLAEWLFVTRFCPRCGGSLSPRKSGHELVCDDCGRSQFPRTDPAVIMLVTDGEPGSPEERCLLGRQAVWPAGRYSTLAGFCEPGETLEDAVRREVAEEAGVRIGEVTYFGSQPWPFPASLMVGFVARAETTGITVDLEEIEEAHWFTREQMRAGAADGSLVLPGGVSISRSLIEHWYGEPLPGHW from the coding sequence GTGCCGCAGCCCCACGAACGCCCCCACGAGAAGCTCAGCGCCCACCCCCACGACCGCGCCGGTGTCCACCGCGGCGACGAGGCCTGGCTCGAGCAGCGCTGGAACGATCCGGAGTCCCGCGCGCTCGTCGTGTCCGGCACCCGCATCCGGCCGCAGGGCGGCGACGTCGGCTGGGTGCCCACCGCGCAGGCCCCCGACGGGCTGCGGGTGCTGCTGGGCGAGCAGGACGGGCGCGCCTGGTTCGCGGTCGTCGTCGACGCGGAGCGATCCAGCGAGGAGGAGGGCTGGGTGCCGCTGCGCGGCCTGCTGCCGCACCTCGCCGACGACGCGATGACCGGCGTCCCGCTGGTCTTCCACGCGCTCGGCCTGGCGGAGTGGCTGTTCGTCACCCGCTTCTGCCCGCGCTGCGGCGGATCGCTCAGCCCGCGCAAGTCCGGCCACGAGCTGGTCTGCGACGACTGTGGCCGCTCGCAGTTCCCGCGTACCGACCCGGCCGTCATCATGCTGGTCACCGACGGCGAGCCCGGCAGCCCCGAGGAGCGCTGCCTGCTCGGGCGCCAAGCGGTGTGGCCCGCCGGGCGCTACTCCACGCTGGCCGGCTTCTGCGAGCCGGGCGAGACCCTCGAGGACGCCGTACGCCGCGAGGTGGCCGAGGAGGCGGGCGTGCGGATCGGTGAGGTGACCTACTTCGGCAGCCAGCCGTGGCCGTTCCCCGCGAGCCTGATGGTCGGCTTCGTGGCGCGCGCCGAGACCACCGGCATCACCGTGGATCTCGAGGAGATCGAGGAGGCGCACTGGTTCACCCGCGAGCAGATGCGGGCGGGCGCCGCCGACGGCAGCCTCGTGCTCCCCGGCGGGGTCTCGATCAGCCGGTCCCTCATCGAGCACTGGTACGGCGAGCCGCTGCCCGGCCACTGGTGA
- the deoD gene encoding purine-nucleoside phosphorylase has product MSTHIGAAPGDIAPLVLLPGDPLRARWIAETFLEDARCYSEVRGMYGYTGAWQGRPVSVQGSGMGQPSMAIYVHELFTEYDVRTVIRVGSCGALSERLAVRDLVLASGACTDSSMNRIRFDGWDYAPVADFDLLRAARDAAAQHAEGAGVHVGLVLSSDSFYHPRPDVTARMAEHGVLAVEMETSALYTLAARHGRRALAVCTVSDHIVTGEETTAQEREQTFGAMVRIALAAGLAG; this is encoded by the coding sequence GTGAGCACCCACATCGGCGCCGCCCCCGGTGACATCGCCCCGCTCGTCCTGCTGCCCGGGGATCCGCTGCGAGCCCGCTGGATCGCGGAGACGTTCCTCGAGGACGCCCGCTGCTACAGCGAGGTGCGCGGCATGTACGGCTACACCGGGGCCTGGCAGGGCCGGCCGGTGTCGGTGCAGGGCTCAGGGATGGGCCAGCCGTCGATGGCGATCTACGTCCACGAGCTGTTCACCGAGTACGACGTGCGCACGGTCATCCGCGTGGGTTCCTGCGGCGCGCTCAGCGAGCGGCTGGCCGTGCGCGACCTGGTCCTCGCCTCGGGAGCGTGCACGGACTCCTCGATGAACCGGATCCGCTTCGACGGCTGGGACTACGCCCCGGTCGCCGACTTCGACCTGCTGCGGGCGGCCCGCGACGCCGCGGCGCAGCACGCCGAGGGTGCGGGGGTGCACGTCGGGCTGGTCCTCAGCAGCGACTCCTTCTACCACCCGCGCCCCGATGTGACGGCCCGGATGGCCGAGCACGGCGTGCTCGCGGTGGAGATGGAGACCAGCGCGCTCTACACCCTCGCCGCCCGGCACGGCCGGCGCGCGCTGGCGGTGTGCACGGTCTCCGACCACATCGTCACCGGTGAGGAGACCACCGCGCAGGAGCGCGAGCAGACCTTCGGCGCGATGGTGCGCATCGCGCTCGCGGCCGGGCTCGCGGGCTGA
- a CDS encoding NAD(P)-binding domain-containing protein, which yields METTRTVWDALVIGAGQAGLSTSYHLTRRGVAHLVLDADAAPGGAWQHRWDSLTMRDVHGVAALPDAAPLPVSEERANLAVPAYFADYERAHRLPVVRPVQVRRVRALDDDPGSLLEVEAPQSTWRTRTVVSATGTWTRPFVPTYPGAATFLGEQLHTHDYRGAEAFRGRTVLVVGGGASAIQLLGELAPLTRTIWVTRRPPVWRSDDFNPERGREAVALVADRVRRGLPPRSVVSVTGLALRPQEREAERLGAYRRREMFARIEPDGVRWADGSFAAVDVILWATGFRPVLSHLAPLHLRSEHGGIQLDEAGTTAVRDPRVQLVGYGPSASTIGANRAGRAAALGVQRWLSAHPTPVRA from the coding sequence ATGGAGACGACGCGCACGGTGTGGGACGCGCTGGTGATCGGCGCCGGGCAGGCCGGGCTGTCCACGTCGTACCACCTGACGCGGCGCGGGGTCGCCCATCTGGTGCTCGACGCCGACGCCGCACCGGGCGGGGCCTGGCAGCACCGCTGGGACTCCCTCACCATGCGTGACGTGCACGGCGTGGCCGCGCTCCCCGATGCCGCTCCGCTGCCGGTCTCCGAGGAGCGGGCGAACCTCGCGGTGCCGGCGTACTTCGCCGACTACGAGAGGGCACACCGGCTCCCGGTCGTGCGCCCGGTGCAGGTGCGGCGGGTGCGGGCGCTCGACGACGACCCGGGATCGCTGCTCGAGGTCGAGGCACCCCAGAGCACCTGGCGCACCCGCACCGTGGTGAGTGCGACCGGCACCTGGACGCGCCCGTTCGTGCCGACCTACCCCGGGGCGGCGACGTTCCTCGGTGAGCAGCTGCACACCCACGACTACCGCGGGGCCGAGGCCTTCCGGGGCCGCACGGTGCTCGTCGTCGGTGGCGGGGCCTCCGCGATCCAGCTGCTCGGCGAGCTCGCGCCGCTGACACGCACGATCTGGGTGACGCGGCGCCCGCCGGTGTGGCGCAGCGACGACTTCAACCCGGAACGGGGCCGCGAGGCGGTGGCCCTGGTGGCCGACCGGGTGCGCCGCGGCCTGCCACCACGAAGCGTGGTCAGCGTGACCGGGCTGGCGCTGCGGCCCCAGGAGCGCGAGGCGGAGCGGCTGGGCGCCTACCGCCGGCGCGAGATGTTCGCCCGGATCGAGCCCGACGGCGTGCGATGGGCCGACGGGTCGTTCGCGGCGGTCGACGTGATCTTGTGGGCCACCGGGTTCCGCCCGGTCCTCTCCCACCTCGCGCCGCTGCACCTGCGCAGCGAGCACGGTGGCATCCAGCTCGACGAGGCCGGGACCACCGCGGTGCGCGACCCGCGGGTCCAGCTGGTCGGCTACGGCCCCTCGGCCAGCACGATCGGCGCGAACCGGGCCGGACGCGCGGCGGCCCTCGGGGTGCAGCGGTGGCTGTCCGCGCACCCGACGCCGGTCAGGGCCTGA
- a CDS encoding ATP-dependent DNA helicase: MTTPQPPADDLLDTDVPLLGVPTTDTQHVAAPTGPAPLRIETPADLQEVMKTPYAPSEQQWRAISAPLAPAVVIAGAGSGKTTLMAARVVYLVATGQVRPEEVLGLTFTTKAASELRQRIRAALRTAGVLEDPETRRPRPGEELEEVLEPTVLTYNAYAAQLLTEHGLRIGHEPDTRVITDAARYQLGARVVDRHTGSVAQLTDHPETAIQNLLALDGAMSEHLVGPDDVRRVDAEARRGFEAALAEERAGKDRTTYREPIEKAISAIDRRGELLGLVAGYRRLKRELGLMDFSDQIELGARLASEQPDVGALERAKFKVVLLDEYQDTSVAQATMLSRLFSGPTAAAGRGHAVTAVGDPNQAIYGWRGASVSNILNFADTFPAASGPVPTYPLTVNRRSDARILEVANRLAAPLYDKYDQVDPLEAKPGAEPGTVSAQVHPTHADELDALVAGVQAAHTGAWSDIGVLTRDNAHAEDVFDALTGAGIPVEIVGLSGLLRLPEVAEVVAVLHLMHDVTANAALLTLLSGPRWAVGPRDLRLLARRAEELAGGRVRGAEPATVTDHLVAITDGIDPAEIPCLDDALTDPGDPAEHPYSPEARERFALLAAELRMLRRHVGDPLLDLVRRIIDTTGVDIELASAVSDAAAARRDNLDLFVKAVADFEAVDGDVSLAALLAYLTAEDDQGNGLDVATPTEADSVKLLTVHRSKGLEWDAVFLVGVCESRFPSGRSRTLWTSSPSILPAPLRGDAADLPQLDGYDKAALAAYREATRAHDAEEELRLGYVAFTRAAHSLAVSSYCWSTRSTPFGPSAYQEVVREQLEAWGEPVEGWLVKPAKGDPNPYDEVDPSRPWPVTEAGMEAALRLEAARRLRAADPEAPDLDLDMVEAAVVAEWDAELERLLTEARRDRATEIEVELPSSLSATAAARLRDEPAEFARDLARPMPRRPSAAARFGTRFHAWVEARFGQQDLFDYDDLPGRADAGIDDDTDLKELITRFEHGPFGTRVPHQVEAPFALVLDGQVVRGRIDAVYTETAPDGAPGYLLVDWKTSRHQDAEPLQLAIYRLAYAELHGVPLERVRAAFFYVRTGELVEPGHLPGRVELEELFRP, translated from the coding sequence GTGACGACCCCCCAGCCACCCGCCGACGACCTGCTGGACACCGACGTGCCGCTGCTCGGCGTGCCCACGACCGACACCCAGCACGTCGCCGCGCCGACCGGGCCGGCGCCGCTGCGCATCGAGACCCCCGCGGACCTCCAGGAGGTCATGAAGACCCCCTATGCGCCCAGCGAGCAGCAGTGGCGCGCGATCTCCGCGCCGCTGGCCCCCGCCGTCGTCATCGCCGGCGCCGGGTCCGGCAAGACCACGCTGATGGCCGCCCGGGTGGTCTACCTCGTCGCCACCGGCCAGGTGCGCCCCGAGGAGGTCCTCGGCCTGACCTTCACCACCAAGGCCGCCAGCGAGCTGCGCCAGCGCATCCGCGCCGCGCTGCGCACCGCCGGGGTGCTCGAGGACCCCGAGACCCGCCGCCCGCGTCCGGGGGAGGAGCTCGAGGAGGTCCTCGAGCCGACAGTGCTCACCTACAACGCCTACGCCGCCCAGCTGCTCACCGAGCACGGCCTGCGCATCGGTCACGAGCCCGACACCCGGGTGATCACCGACGCGGCCCGCTACCAGCTCGGTGCCCGCGTCGTGGACCGCCACACCGGGTCGGTCGCCCAGCTGACCGACCACCCCGAGACCGCCATCCAGAACCTCCTGGCCCTCGACGGCGCGATGAGCGAGCACCTCGTGGGCCCCGACGACGTACGCCGCGTCGACGCCGAGGCCCGGCGCGGCTTCGAGGCGGCCCTGGCCGAGGAGCGGGCCGGCAAGGACCGCACCACCTACCGCGAGCCGATCGAGAAGGCGATCTCGGCGATCGACCGCCGCGGCGAGCTGCTCGGCCTGGTGGCCGGCTACCGGCGCCTCAAGCGCGAGCTCGGGCTGATGGACTTCTCCGACCAGATCGAGCTCGGCGCCCGGCTGGCCAGCGAGCAGCCCGACGTCGGCGCCCTGGAGCGCGCGAAGTTCAAGGTGGTGCTCCTGGACGAATACCAAGACACCTCGGTCGCCCAGGCCACGATGCTGTCGCGCCTCTTCTCCGGCCCGACGGCCGCCGCCGGGCGCGGGCACGCCGTCACCGCGGTCGGCGACCCCAACCAGGCCATCTACGGCTGGCGCGGCGCCTCGGTCTCCAACATCCTCAACTTCGCCGACACCTTCCCCGCGGCCAGCGGTCCGGTCCCGACCTACCCCCTGACGGTGAACCGCCGCTCCGACGCGCGGATCCTCGAGGTCGCCAACCGGCTCGCCGCGCCGCTGTATGACAAGTACGACCAGGTGGACCCGCTGGAGGCCAAGCCCGGTGCGGAGCCCGGGACCGTCTCGGCGCAGGTGCACCCCACCCACGCCGACGAGCTCGACGCGCTGGTCGCCGGAGTGCAGGCCGCTCACACCGGTGCCTGGTCCGACATCGGGGTGCTGACCCGCGACAACGCCCACGCCGAGGACGTCTTCGATGCCCTCACCGGTGCCGGGATCCCGGTGGAGATCGTCGGCCTGTCCGGCCTGCTGCGCCTGCCGGAGGTCGCCGAGGTGGTCGCGGTGCTGCACCTCATGCACGACGTCACGGCCAACGCCGCACTGCTGACCCTGCTCAGCGGACCCCGCTGGGCCGTCGGACCCCGCGACCTGCGGCTGCTGGCGCGGCGTGCCGAGGAGCTGGCCGGCGGCCGGGTCCGCGGCGCCGAGCCGGCGACGGTCACCGACCACCTCGTCGCGATCACCGACGGCATCGACCCCGCCGAGATCCCGTGCCTCGACGACGCGCTCACCGACCCCGGCGACCCGGCCGAGCACCCTTACAGCCCGGAGGCGCGTGAGCGCTTCGCGCTGCTGGCCGCCGAGCTGAGGATGCTGCGCCGCCACGTCGGCGACCCGCTGCTCGACCTCGTACGCCGCATCATCGACACCACCGGCGTCGACATCGAGCTCGCCTCCGCGGTCAGCGACGCGGCCGCCGCCCGGCGCGACAACCTCGACCTGTTCGTCAAGGCCGTCGCCGACTTCGAGGCCGTCGACGGCGACGTGTCGCTCGCGGCGCTGCTGGCCTACCTGACCGCCGAGGACGACCAGGGCAACGGCCTCGACGTCGCCACCCCGACCGAGGCCGACTCGGTCAAGCTGCTCACCGTGCACCGCTCCAAGGGGCTGGAGTGGGACGCGGTCTTCCTGGTCGGGGTCTGCGAGAGCCGCTTCCCCTCCGGGCGCTCGCGCACCCTGTGGACCTCCTCGCCCTCGATCCTGCCGGCGCCCCTGCGCGGCGACGCCGCCGACCTGCCCCAGCTCGACGGCTACGACAAGGCCGCGCTGGCCGCCTACCGCGAGGCGACCCGCGCCCACGACGCCGAGGAGGAGCTGCGGCTGGGCTACGTCGCCTTCACCCGCGCCGCCCACTCCCTCGCGGTCTCCTCCTACTGCTGGTCCACTCGCTCCACCCCGTTCGGCCCCTCCGCCTACCAGGAGGTGGTCCGCGAGCAGCTCGAGGCGTGGGGCGAGCCGGTCGAGGGCTGGCTGGTCAAGCCCGCCAAGGGCGACCCGAACCCCTACGACGAGGTGGACCCCTCACGGCCGTGGCCGGTGACCGAGGCCGGCATGGAGGCCGCGCTGCGACTCGAGGCCGCCCGCCGCCTGCGCGCCGCCGACCCCGAGGCGCCCGACCTCGACCTCGACATGGTCGAGGCCGCGGTGGTCGCGGAGTGGGACGCCGAGCTGGAGCGCCTGCTCACCGAGGCCCGACGCGACCGGGCCACCGAGATCGAGGTGGAGCTGCCCTCCAGCCTGTCAGCGACCGCCGCCGCGCGGCTGCGCGACGAGCCGGCGGAGTTCGCCCGCGACCTGGCCCGGCCGATGCCGCGCCGGCCCTCGGCGGCCGCCCGCTTCGGCACCCGCTTCCACGCCTGGGTCGAGGCACGCTTCGGCCAGCAGGACCTCTTCGACTACGACGACCTCCCCGGACGCGCCGACGCCGGCATCGACGACGACACCGACCTCAAGGAGCTCATCACCCGCTTCGAGCACGGCCCGTTCGGCACCCGGGTGCCCCACCAGGTCGAGGCACCGTTCGCGCTGGTGCTCGACGGGCAGGTGGTGCGCGGACGCATCGACGCCGTCTACACCGAGACCGCCCCCGACGGCGCCCCCGGCTACCTGCTGGTGGACTGGAAGACCAGCCGCCACCAGGACGCCGAGCCGCTCCAGCTGGCGATCTACCGCCTCGCCTACGCCGAGCTGCACGGCGTACCCCTCGAGCGGGTGCGGGCCGCGTTCTTCTACGTCCGCACCGGCGAGCTGGTCGAGCCCGGGCACCTGCCGGGGCGCGTGGAGCTCGAGGAGCTGTTCAGGCCCTGA